The Rhizobium rosettiformans genomic sequence TCGAGGCGAGCCCCGCGATCAGCGTCGTCACGAGAGGATCGCCGATACGCGGAAGAGTGGTCATCCAGCTGCGCAGGGTGAAATCGCGCGGCAGAAGATCTGGAAACTGCCAGAGGCCGGCGAGCGACCAGAGCCCGAGGAGGAAAAGACCCGCGAACACGCTTGCGCCTATGATGGTGACTGCGATCATCGCGAGCCTGCGGACCGTCAGGTCATGCACGAAACGATAGCCGTGATCGCCGAACGATCTCAGCAGCATGGCGCCGATCCGTTCCAGACAGAACCACGCAAGCAGTGCAGTTAGGGTGACGCCGAGCTGCAAGACGGCACCGGCCGACGCGAGAAACCGCACGGAAAGGTCAGGGTCGTTCATCCACTGGACGAGGCGCGTGGCAAGCGTGCCAGGCAGATTGGGACCAAGGATCACGGCGACATCCACGACCGAGGACGAGTAGGCAATGACGGCATAAACAGCGAAACGAATTTGCCGGTAGAGCGCTGGCCAGAGCAGATAGACAAAGCCCGCAATCCGCCCATAGCCGAAAGAGGCTGCGAGCCTGCGGGCAGCAGTAAGGTCGACCTGCGGCAGAGCCGCCAAGGTCACAAGGAACAGGAAGGGCGTTTCCTTGATCACGAGGCCGGCGATCATGGCCAGCCCCCAGGGATCATGCGGAATGAGAATGTCGGGCGGGCGCTCCATTCCGAAAAGCGGCGCCACGAGCCGAATGAGAAAGCCGGAGGGCGCGATGAGGAAGGCGAGCCCGAAGGCAGCGGCAGCATGCGGCACCGCAAGAAGCGGTGAGATGATGTGCTGGATGCGCGCAAGAACGGGTGTCCCGGCGAAACCCGCTACAAATAACAGTGTTATACCGAGTGAGAGGATAGTGGCGACAAGTCCAGTAACCAGACTGAGAACGGCGGCCGGAACAAGCCCCGGCGTTGCAAAGAGGGCTCTGAAAGGATCAAGGCTGAGTGCCACACCGCCGAGCGCCGGCAGGTAGCCCAAGGCTGGCAGGAGCGTTCCGAAAAGGCCGAAGGCGATTGGCAAAAGCAACAGGCCGAGCGTCAGCAAGACCGCGCCTCTGGGAAGAAGCGCGGTCAAGCGATCGACAAAACTGCGAGCCTTCAGACTTCCCTGCACGGCTCAATTGCCGCTGGCATAGCGCCGACGCCACTCGACTTCGATCCGCTCCATCCAGCTGGCATGCGGCTCGGCGATGACCGGCCCGAGTTTGTCCGGCGAAAGCGTCGCAACGCCGAGATCGAGTGCGGCAAAGGC encodes the following:
- a CDS encoding ABC transporter permease is translated as MLTLGLLLLPIAFGLFGTLLPALGYLPALGGVALSLDPFRALFATPGLVPAAVLSLVTGLVATILSLGITLLFVAGFAGTPVLARIQHIISPLLAVPHAAAAFGLAFLIAPSGFLIRLVAPLFGMERPPDILIPHDPWGLAMIAGLVIKETPFLFLVTLAALPQVDLTAARRLAASFGYGRIAGFVYLLWPALYRQIRFAVYAVIAYSSSVVDVAVILGPNLPGTLATRLVQWMNDPDLSVRFLASAGAVLQLGVTLTALLAWFCLERIGAMLLRSFGDHGYRFVHDLTVRRLAMIAVTIIGASVFAGLFLLGLWSLAGLWQFPDLLPRDFTLRSWMTTLPRIGDPLVTTLIAGLASTLIAVVLTVGCLEREIQTGRRGGDRSLLLLYLPLIVPQIAFVFGLQLLFVGSGSDQRLTALILVHLAFVLPYVFLSLADPWRALDRRYEIIATALGRSRLSVLLSIRLPMLIRPILTALAVGFAVSVGQYLPTLLIGEGRLTTITTEAVALASGNNRRVIGVYALLQTILPFLAFALAAFLPAVLHRNRREMRV